One part of the Candidatus Anaeroferrophillus wilburensis genome encodes these proteins:
- a CDS encoding rhomboid family intramembrane serine protease, giving the protein MIPLRDTIPSRTTPYVNYLLISLNIVLFGYELSWGGQISRLIAGFGVVPAHFFTAPIGPEIGLPVRYLPFLTHMFFHGGWLHLLGNMLYLWIFGDNVEDHLGHGGYLLFYLAAGVVAAMVHVVTNPHSQLPTIGASGAVAGVMGAYFLLYPRARIITLLPIFFFFTIVEVPAFLFLGFWFLLQLLEGVSAVGGRGAAYGGIAWWAHIGGFLFGQGYLLLFRQRRKNNRR; this is encoded by the coding sequence ATGATTCCTCTACGCGATACCATCCCCTCCCGGACAACCCCTTACGTTAACTATCTTTTGATCAGTCTCAATATTGTCCTCTTTGGTTATGAGCTTTCCTGGGGAGGGCAGATTTCCCGGTTGATTGCCGGTTTCGGGGTGGTGCCGGCCCATTTTTTTACAGCTCCAATCGGCCCTGAGATCGGCCTGCCGGTTCGCTACCTTCCTTTTCTGACCCACATGTTTTTTCACGGCGGCTGGCTGCACCTGCTGGGCAACATGTTATATCTATGGATTTTTGGCGATAATGTTGAGGACCATCTGGGCCATGGGGGATATCTGCTGTTTTACCTGGCTGCCGGCGTGGTTGCCGCCATGGTCCATGTGGTTACCAATCCCCATTCACAGCTGCCGACCATCGGTGCCAGTGGTGCCGTAGCGGGCGTCATGGGAGCCTATTTTCTCCTCTATCCCCGGGCTCGCATTATCACCCTGCTGCCGATTTTTTTCTTTTTTACCATTGTCGAGGTGCCGGCATTTCTCTTTTTGGGGTTCTGGTTCTTGCTCCAGCTCCTAGAGGGGGTTAGTGCCGTGGGTGGCCGGGGCGCGGCCTATGGGGGCATTGCCTGGTGGGCGCACATCGGCGGTTTTCTCTTTGGTCAGGGATATCTGTTATTGTTCCGTCAACGGCGAAAAAATAACCGCCGTTGA
- a CDS encoding HDOD domain-containing protein, with product MTSLLPQAAPESDALQEFRFYLSEGSQVPKPPITLQQILACSQDSESNAEKLATIIATDAAVAAHILKTVNSAYYGFPQQIASIKHAIVLLGFSEITNLAVGLSLMGIMTPRQAKPFHHQFQLHSLATARLALLLAEKLDFKEKSTAFTGGLLHDLGLLMLYSWQPEKYQQVLARCRTGQQFTFQVEREILGLDHMTAGYLVGHLWHLPEPLKISMRHHHGHPDDKACVFTAIIHLAHVLCYQAGFPLAPNLRHPRLPKTVFQTLQNAQPQLTPGLVKTWVTSIKPQLAQLPARGR from the coding sequence ATGACCTCTCTACTACCCCAAGCTGCTCCAGAGTCGGATGCACTCCAGGAATTTCGGTTTTACCTCTCCGAGGGATCTCAGGTACCAAAACCGCCGATAACGCTGCAGCAGATCCTTGCCTGCAGTCAGGACTCCGAATCAAATGCTGAGAAATTGGCAACAATCATTGCAACCGACGCGGCGGTTGCAGCCCACATCCTGAAAACAGTCAATTCAGCCTACTATGGCTTCCCGCAACAGATCGCCTCGATCAAACATGCCATTGTCCTCCTTGGCTTCTCGGAAATCACCAATCTGGCCGTTGGTTTATCGCTCATGGGGATCATGACCCCCCGGCAGGCAAAACCGTTTCACCACCAGTTTCAGCTCCACTCCCTGGCAACGGCCCGCCTGGCCTTGCTGCTGGCAGAAAAGCTTGATTTCAAAGAAAAATCAACTGCCTTTACCGGCGGGTTACTCCATGATCTCGGCCTCCTGATGCTCTACTCCTGGCAGCCGGAAAAATACCAACAAGTGTTGGCTCGCTGTCGCACTGGTCAGCAATTCACCTTCCAGGTTGAACGGGAAATTCTTGGCCTTGACCATATGACTGCCGGCTACCTCGTCGGCCACCTCTGGCATCTTCCCGAACCCTTGAAAATCAGCATGCGTCATCACCATGGTCACCCCGATGACAAGGCATGCGTTTTTACCGCCATTATCCACTTGGCCCATGTTCTTTGTTATCAGGCAGGATTTCCCCTGGCCCCGAATCTGCGCCATCCCCGCTTGCCAAAAACTGTTTTTCAAACCCTGCAGAACGCTCAACCGCAGCTCACACCAGGACTGGTTAAAACATGGGTTACGTCCATTAAGCCGCAGCTGGCGCAGCTCCCCGCACGGGGGAGATGA
- a CDS encoding TIGR03013 family PEP-CTERM/XrtA system glycosyltransferase, whose amino-acid sequence MSQFGLRNVVFFLIESALIIGGGLLVTASYVHWFPESGYSLQLFVAHIFLFAVCYHFSLFYFDLYDIRTRIAFVEYGLRLIQATGLLCLFMAFFSYVSPANIFPSPLIYAVLLAAFLLVFAWRIFFDWLSRHERFTEPIIIVGNSPMAGEICASIARRQNTGFHVVGVIGEQPSRNSERHVPEHLLVGSDVDICHLAAANRVNRIVVSLRQRRGVFPADELLQCKMTGMTIVEDIDFYEQLEGKILIDNLRTSWLIFTQGFKKPQRTRMLKRVIGMILATIGLLISAPVLVLVACAVKLDSRGPVFFIQERLGENEKPFSLIKFRSMRTDAEKDGPVWAREDDDRVTRVGRFLRKTRLDELPQLINIFKGDMSFVGPRPERKFFIDQLKDEIPYYTQRFTVKPGVTGWAQIRYPYGASVEDAREKLQYELYYIKHLSSMLDLLIVLETIKVVLFGRGGR is encoded by the coding sequence ATGAGCCAGTTCGGTTTGAGAAATGTTGTTTTTTTTCTTATTGAATCAGCGTTGATAATTGGTGGTGGCCTGCTGGTTACGGCTAGCTATGTCCATTGGTTCCCTGAGAGTGGTTATAGCCTGCAGCTGTTTGTTGCCCATATCTTTCTTTTTGCTGTCTGCTATCACTTTTCGCTGTTCTATTTTGATTTATATGACATCAGGACAAGGATCGCCTTTGTTGAGTATGGCTTAAGGCTTATCCAGGCAACCGGCTTACTGTGTCTGTTCATGGCATTTTTTTCCTACGTTTCGCCGGCAAACATCTTTCCCAGTCCGCTGATTTATGCCGTATTATTGGCAGCGTTTTTGCTGGTTTTTGCCTGGCGGATTTTTTTTGACTGGCTTTCCCGGCATGAGCGTTTTACCGAACCGATCATCATTGTTGGCAACAGCCCCATGGCTGGAGAAATCTGCGCCTCTATAGCCAGGCGGCAAAATACCGGTTTTCATGTTGTGGGGGTGATTGGCGAACAACCGTCGCGCAACAGTGAGCGACATGTTCCTGAGCATCTGCTTGTTGGCAGTGATGTCGATATTTGTCATTTGGCAGCGGCCAACAGGGTAAACCGGATTGTAGTTTCTCTGCGCCAGCGTCGAGGGGTGTTCCCGGCAGACGAACTTCTGCAGTGTAAGATGACCGGCATGACCATTGTCGAGGATATCGATTTCTATGAGCAGTTGGAAGGTAAAATTCTCATTGATAACCTGCGGACCAGCTGGCTTATTTTTACCCAGGGATTTAAAAAGCCCCAGCGCACCAGGATGCTCAAAAGAGTCATCGGCATGATTCTGGCGACGATTGGCTTGCTGATCAGTGCTCCTGTGCTGGTGCTGGTGGCCTGCGCCGTCAAGCTTGATTCCCGGGGGCCGGTTTTCTTTATTCAGGAGCGGCTGGGGGAGAATGAAAAGCCTTTCAGCCTGATTAAATTTCGCTCCATGCGTACGGATGCCGAGAAAGACGGGCCGGTGTGGGCCCGGGAAGATGACGACCGGGTGACCCGGGTGGGACGATTTCTTCGCAAAACCAGACTTGACGAATTGCCCCAGCTGATTAATATCTTCAAGGGAGACATGAGTTTTGTCGGCCCGCGGCCGGAGAGAAAATTTTTCATTGACCAATTGAAAGACGAGATTCCCTATTATACTCAGCGTTTTACGGTCAAGCCGGGAGTAACCGGCTGGGCGCAGATCCGCTATCCATACGGGGCTTCCGTAGAGGATGCCCGGGAAAAACTGCAGTATGAACTCTATTACATCAAGCATCTGTCATCGATGCTCGACCTGTTGATCGTTCTGGAAACTATTAAGGTGGTGCTCTTTGGCCGGGGCGGCCGCTAG
- a CDS encoding DUF4911 domain-containing protein, with the protein MDSKRQAHFFLCHVASDRIAMLCFLLEGYDGLATMSTISVREALVCCTVPHGCCPIFLLLFRSLVADGLIISFMEVKHSALELADHMALRGQRLYSRTVATECFAYE; encoded by the coding sequence ATGGATAGTAAGAGACAGGCACATTTTTTCCTCTGTCATGTGGCGTCTGACCGGATAGCGATGCTGTGTTTTTTGCTTGAAGGATATGATGGCTTGGCAACCATGTCCACCATTTCAGTCAGGGAAGCGCTGGTATGCTGCACGGTACCCCATGGGTGCTGCCCTATTTTTCTTCTGTTATTCCGATCACTTGTGGCTGATGGCCTGATCATATCTTTCATGGAAGTGAAGCATTCAGCCTTGGAATTGGCAGACCATATGGCCTTAAGGGGGCAAAGATTGTATTCCCGAACTGTTGCAACTGAATGTTTTGCCTATGAGTGA
- a CDS encoding P-loop NTPase, producing MNVVALTPEAREPVTDKVTAKFWAVGGGKGGIGKSIVSLNIAYWLAKLGHNVVLVDADLGGANLHTLLGMRFVHHTLADYLNKKVETLDEVAIETPVPGLRLICGASDIVGLANPKYAQKVKLMRALDQLEADHLILDLGAGADYNTLDFFLYCTYKIAVVTPQPTALQNCYGFIKSALYRAINRSFDRNLRLAPLIKRATDQNGDDPITSMEELLAAFSFVDEGYGQRLQEIINSFNLYLITNMVKSVKDRKASQIIQTVTQKYLNLKHVSLLGTIPHDPQIEDCVGRMNPAFMTNTKSQSALEFYQLVNSIIKEGGKESPKQAPNSSSLTG from the coding sequence ATGAACGTCGTAGCGCTTACGCCAGAAGCCAGGGAACCGGTAACCGATAAGGTAACGGCAAAATTCTGGGCCGTCGGCGGCGGCAAGGGAGGTATCGGTAAAAGCATTGTCTCCCTGAATATTGCCTACTGGCTGGCCAAACTGGGTCATAATGTCGTTTTGGTGGATGCCGACCTGGGCGGGGCCAACCTCCATACCTTGCTGGGGATGAGGTTTGTCCATCACACCCTTGCCGATTACCTCAACAAAAAGGTCGAAACCCTGGATGAGGTTGCCATCGAAACCCCGGTACCCGGTTTGCGCCTCATTTGCGGCGCCAGCGATATCGTCGGCCTGGCCAACCCCAAGTATGCGCAAAAGGTTAAACTGATGCGGGCCCTGGACCAGCTCGAAGCTGACCATCTGATCCTTGACTTGGGGGCTGGTGCTGATTATAACACCCTTGATTTTTTCCTCTACTGCACCTATAAAATCGCCGTTGTCACCCCCCAGCCGACCGCTCTCCAGAATTGCTACGGTTTTATCAAAAGTGCCCTTTACCGGGCAATCAATCGCAGCTTTGACCGCAACCTGCGTCTGGCACCGTTAATTAAACGGGCAACGGATCAGAACGGCGATGATCCCATAACCTCAATGGAAGAATTGCTTGCCGCCTTCAGTTTTGTCGACGAAGGCTACGGCCAGCGTCTGCAGGAGATTATCAACAGCTTCAATCTTTACCTGATCACCAACATGGTAAAATCGGTCAAAGACCGTAAAGCGTCACAGATCATTCAAACGGTTACCCAGAAATACCTCAACCTCAAGCATGTTTCCCTGCTGGGTACCATTCCCCATGACCCCCAGATTGAGGATTGTGTCGGTCGGATGAATCCGGCGTTCATGACCAACACCAAAAGTCAGTCAGCCCTGGAATTTTACCAGCTGGTAAATTCCATTATCAAGGAAGGCGGCAAAGAATCCCCCAAGCAAGCCCCCAACTCAAGCTCTCTCACCGGCTGA
- a CDS encoding adenylate/guanylate cyclase domain-containing protein, with protein MEEINALITTQYSWLHRQFEKKIGELSAICEMLDLVAIDFETGQQQLLAKILEVIHRHTGVDALIYQHHQGGEKSAPFRIFFGAPGIKDLNSTETEQLNRMIDEATAGAILRPVPFAGRALTFLPLTTAEQSFGQLIVLHHDQTFFSADLFRFLNLLTKELASLLLLLDKQRQLLEETRKRERLNRFFSPEIGREILAAGHHLPKGRKVTATILFADIRGFSRLTEQHEAYQVVEMLNSFYATMTKIIFAHQGTLDKFTGDGILALFGTPVSRSDDPQRAIRAAVAMQQQWQQQRTMMTGTNQQQLEQASFAIGIHTGEVVAGFLGNEELLTYTVVGDPVNTCQRIVSLAEAAQIIISQQTLQAAGFTPEHHPFERYHPSRPLKGMDKSITLFRLDWQEK; from the coding sequence ATGGAAGAGATAAACGCCCTCATCACCACTCAATATTCCTGGCTGCACCGACAATTTGAAAAAAAAATTGGCGAATTATCAGCCATTTGTGAAATGCTTGACTTGGTTGCCATCGATTTTGAAACAGGACAACAACAACTGCTGGCTAAAATCCTTGAAGTTATCCACCGCCATACCGGTGTTGATGCACTCATTTACCAGCATCATCAAGGCGGGGAGAAATCAGCGCCATTTCGCATATTCTTCGGTGCTCCAGGCATAAAGGACCTGAATTCAACAGAAACTGAGCAGCTGAACAGGATGATCGATGAAGCAACAGCCGGGGCAATCCTTCGTCCTGTCCCTTTTGCAGGAAGGGCGCTGACCTTCCTGCCGCTTACCACCGCCGAACAGTCTTTTGGCCAGTTAATCGTCCTGCATCATGATCAAACATTTTTCAGCGCCGACCTATTTCGGTTTCTCAATCTCCTGACCAAAGAACTGGCCAGCCTCCTCCTGCTCCTGGACAAACAACGACAACTCCTCGAAGAAACACGCAAGAGGGAACGGCTGAACCGCTTTTTTTCACCTGAAATCGGCAGAGAAATTCTAGCGGCCGGCCACCACCTCCCAAAGGGCAGGAAAGTCACCGCCACCATTCTCTTTGCCGATATCAGAGGATTTTCCCGCCTTACCGAACAGCATGAGGCATACCAGGTTGTCGAAATGCTCAACAGCTTCTATGCCACCATGACCAAGATTATCTTTGCCCACCAGGGAACCCTTGACAAATTCACCGGCGATGGGATATTAGCCCTCTTCGGTACGCCGGTCAGCCGCAGCGACGACCCGCAACGAGCTATCCGGGCAGCAGTGGCCATGCAGCAGCAATGGCAGCAACAACGCACAATGATGACCGGCACAAACCAACAACAACTTGAGCAAGCCTCTTTTGCCATCGGCATCCACACCGGCGAGGTTGTTGCAGGCTTTCTGGGCAACGAAGAGCTGCTCACCTACACCGTCGTCGGCGATCCGGTCAACACCTGTCAGCGGATTGTCTCCCTGGCGGAGGCTGCACAAATTATTATCAGTCAACAAACCCTGCAGGCCGCCGGTTTTACGCCTGAACATCATCCCTTTGAAAGATACCATCCCTCCCGGCCGTTAAAGGGAATGGATAAGAGCATCACCCTTTTTCGGCTCGACTGGCAGGAAAAATAA
- a CDS encoding sigma-54-dependent Fis family transcriptional regulator has product MSEKHPDYVLISSKQQLSAQLQQCLPAGAPLAVFPPKKGLYKGLSEGVTVFIDCLPDSPISPDKDFFRPFLRPGRLSLIMICEQGDLERVRQGILGGAHSYVTCPLSPVDVQRVIHQCISIAGELDNDIVLPDDQVLQTSGFQGMLGASTVMKKVYRLVSRISRSESTVLIQGESGTGKELVAKAIHSLGSRAEAAFIPVNCAAIPRELLESELFGYVKGAFTGALGDRIGRVEMAGGGVLFLDEIGEMEVLLQVKILRLLQERTIEPLGWRQSPKKVDVRIISATNKNLDDAVQQGDFREDLFFRLNVVPVQLPPLRDRLEDIPCLVDFFIGDHNRCRLGEPITGISREALQLLQAYRWPGNIRELENVIERVMVMKSGGLIMPTDLPEKVMAGDCGRDMAGSGRWQSTSIPAEGVSLKGEVSQLEKDLILQALQQSQGVKEKAAKLLKMNRTTLIEKIKRNRIDLGQTVEGGGRSST; this is encoded by the coding sequence ATGAGTGAAAAGCATCCAGACTATGTATTGATTTCCAGCAAGCAGCAGCTCTCAGCCCAGCTGCAGCAATGCCTGCCGGCCGGCGCGCCATTGGCTGTTTTTCCCCCGAAAAAAGGCCTGTACAAGGGACTTTCCGAAGGGGTCACCGTTTTTATTGATTGTCTTCCCGATTCACCCATATCTCCAGATAAGGATTTTTTCCGGCCCTTTTTGCGCCCCGGGCGGCTATCCCTGATTATGATCTGTGAACAGGGTGACCTAGAACGTGTTCGCCAGGGAATTCTCGGGGGTGCCCACAGCTATGTTACCTGTCCGTTGTCGCCGGTTGACGTCCAGCGGGTTATCCATCAGTGTATTTCGATAGCTGGTGAACTGGATAATGATATAGTGCTGCCTGACGATCAGGTGCTGCAAACATCCGGTTTCCAAGGGATGCTTGGGGCTTCGACAGTGATGAAAAAGGTGTACAGGCTGGTCAGCCGCATTTCTCGCAGCGAGAGCACCGTTTTAATTCAGGGTGAGAGTGGCACCGGCAAGGAACTGGTGGCTAAAGCCATCCATAGCCTAGGCTCCCGGGCTGAAGCTGCTTTTATCCCAGTCAATTGTGCCGCCATTCCCCGTGAACTTCTTGAGTCCGAGCTGTTTGGCTATGTGAAGGGCGCTTTTACCGGTGCCCTTGGAGATCGCATTGGCCGGGTGGAAATGGCAGGTGGAGGGGTATTATTCCTTGATGAAATTGGTGAAATGGAGGTGTTGCTCCAAGTCAAGATTCTCAGGTTGCTCCAGGAACGGACCATCGAACCCCTGGGATGGCGTCAGTCGCCAAAAAAAGTCGATGTGCGGATTATTTCAGCAACCAACAAAAATCTTGACGATGCAGTGCAGCAAGGAGATTTCCGTGAAGATCTTTTCTTCCGGCTCAATGTTGTGCCGGTCCAGTTGCCGCCGTTAAGAGATCGTCTTGAAGATATTCCCTGTCTGGTAGACTTCTTTATTGGCGATCATAACCGCTGCCGCCTTGGTGAACCGATCACTGGGATCAGCAGGGAAGCTCTGCAGCTGTTGCAAGCCTATCGGTGGCCCGGCAATATTCGTGAATTGGAAAACGTTATAGAGCGGGTTATGGTGATGAAATCCGGCGGCCTGATTATGCCCACTGATCTGCCTGAGAAAGTGATGGCAGGCGACTGCGGCAGGGATATGGCCGGCAGTGGCCGCTGGCAGTCAACGAGTATTCCTGCAGAAGGTGTGTCGCTTAAAGGTGAAGTCTCCCAGTTGGAAAAGGACCTGATTCTTCAGGCTTTGCAGCAGTCCCAGGGTGTTAAGGAAAAAGCTGCAAAACTATTGAAAATGAACCGGACAACCCTGATTGAAAAAATCAAACGGAACCGGATAGATCTTGGTCAGACAGTTGAAGGTGGTGGAAGGAGCTCGACTTGA
- a CDS encoding PilZ domain-containing protein — protein sequence METPDDRRQFKRLDKPLTIDFGFIGESASIAGRNSFSGFVEDISLGGIRLLLREKYGKLYNMSLQGKRIKLSLPLSQFEHTIYTTGIIQWAKNTRERTDQLITLGVKFLDLGATDCHYLENYLSTSQGDHNLLWDLWKKEVKP from the coding sequence ATGGAAACACCAGACGACCGACGACAATTCAAGCGCCTTGACAAACCCCTGACCATTGATTTCGGCTTCATCGGGGAAAGCGCTTCCATTGCCGGCAGAAATAGCTTCAGCGGCTTCGTTGAAGATATTTCTCTGGGCGGCATCCGCCTGCTGTTGCGGGAAAAATATGGCAAACTGTACAACATGAGCTTACAGGGCAAGCGGATTAAGCTCTCCCTGCCCCTGTCGCAGTTTGAGCACACCATCTATACCACCGGCATCATTCAGTGGGCGAAAAATACCAGGGAACGTACGGACCAGCTTATTACCTTGGGGGTAAAATTTCTTGATCTGGGGGCAACCGACTGCCACTATCTGGAAAACTATCTCAGCACCAGCCAGGGAGACCACAACCTGTTGTGGGATTTATGGAAGAAGGAAGTCAAGCCATGA
- a CDS encoding tetratricopeptide repeat protein, giving the protein MRLHKLTEVQGCRYLLLLTVVCLGMCFPGVSSNAAAKVLQAVKVGSFAEKTRVVLQLDNPGFYEVVEQPESTTLVVKLYDFTNTQVAPEQLLDEQLIRAITVAQEGQYLKVAIQLSDSLYTYQAHLFESPPMLVVDIAARPPAVDTLVDRDEVLVEDSGRLDTAGKPAATVEQDLALGGQGAKALVPATLEKVAAVPSLPQASVPEETAVQEVASVDRRETGLPEAPPQPLAQPKPVLREDLELPEKAVTGEPAVDADADAAPPAVTADPDNTLYEQGLQYYLDNEMSLAMEMFMELMTSYPDSSLVAKAQFRYNDALSRLALTEHREGLHEIIGNYLHVVRKFPDDSDAPWALLQIGRFYEQMGFSYEAEAVYQFLIHQYPHSNFVAAAWYAQANINYLLKRYQKALDAFQQLSESFPCRGFAAEAAYYQGHCQYHLGEYQLAVRAYEKAMKTFPDYGLNDPMTIYLLGSASLALSQHEQAREYLLKMRNLFPEDDRTNLALAKVGESFIAEGRFAEGVEVLATVIHEYPETDGEIIARLDIARWAAQNDKLAESQGMKPYEEFLDPGLAYRYIVAQYPENSLSHVARLRLGELLYEQHRYAEARSFFDQLIVLQVDPEIRSVAFDTLRKLLFDELQSYFKQQNFAAMVALQEQYGTNFLPRPTAMYPFFWLAEAMRHQGLYAGALKIYGALQGCTPSREELLAITWGMVSCHLKLGEFGAAGGLLKTVDVASLDNRWWVKMKLLEAEIMVGEEENTAALDLLSRIHSRLADDQVVELVQVLALTGTIRGAGGDVAAAVDAYRQALAAANAVPQMIDPVLRTTVISALARELFVKGDYRESLDSFQQVALFVDNREILAELLYWQGLCYAGLGQESELSRTVETLQKLYPTSNWASMATSIVKDFEWRTKNRSLQ; this is encoded by the coding sequence GTGCGGCTGCATAAACTGACAGAGGTGCAAGGGTGCCGATATCTCCTGCTGCTGACGGTCGTATGCCTTGGCATGTGTTTTCCCGGGGTCAGCAGCAATGCCGCCGCAAAAGTGCTGCAGGCAGTGAAAGTCGGCAGTTTTGCGGAAAAAACCCGGGTGGTTCTGCAACTTGATAACCCCGGTTTTTATGAGGTGGTTGAGCAACCGGAATCAACGACGTTGGTGGTAAAGCTGTACGACTTCACCAACACTCAGGTTGCTCCTGAACAGCTGCTGGATGAACAGTTGATCAGGGCAATTACGGTTGCCCAAGAAGGCCAGTATCTTAAAGTGGCCATCCAGTTGAGTGATAGCTTGTATACCTATCAGGCGCATCTTTTTGAATCCCCCCCCATGCTGGTTGTTGATATAGCAGCCCGCCCGCCGGCCGTGGATACCTTGGTTGACCGGGATGAGGTGCTTGTTGAGGATTCCGGGAGGTTGGACACTGCCGGGAAGCCGGCAGCTACGGTTGAACAGGATTTGGCATTAGGTGGACAGGGGGCGAAAGCTCTCGTGCCGGCGACGCTGGAAAAGGTGGCGGCTGTTCCTTCTCTACCCCAAGCGTCTGTGCCGGAAGAAACTGCTGTTCAAGAGGTTGCTTCTGTAGACCGGCGAGAAACTGGGTTGCCTGAAGCTCCTCCCCAGCCCTTGGCACAACCAAAACCAGTGCTCAGGGAGGATCTGGAGCTGCCTGAAAAAGCGGTAACCGGCGAGCCGGCCGTTGATGCTGATGCGGATGCTGCCCCGCCAGCTGTGACTGCTGACCCTGACAACACTTTGTATGAGCAAGGTTTGCAGTACTATCTTGACAACGAGATGTCCCTGGCGATGGAAATGTTTATGGAACTGATGACCAGCTATCCCGATTCATCCCTGGTTGCCAAGGCTCAGTTCCGTTATAATGATGCGTTGTCACGACTTGCCCTGACAGAGCATCGGGAAGGTCTCCATGAAATTATCGGCAACTATCTGCATGTTGTGAGGAAGTTTCCTGATGATAGTGACGCCCCCTGGGCCCTTTTGCAGATAGGCCGCTTTTATGAACAGATGGGTTTTTCCTATGAGGCTGAGGCGGTCTATCAATTTCTGATCCATCAGTACCCCCACAGCAACTTTGTTGCTGCCGCCTGGTATGCCCAGGCAAATATCAATTACTTGCTGAAACGTTATCAGAAAGCTCTTGATGCCTTCCAGCAGCTTAGCGAATCATTTCCCTGCCGTGGCTTTGCTGCCGAGGCGGCATATTATCAGGGTCACTGCCAGTATCACCTTGGGGAATATCAGCTGGCGGTTCGAGCCTATGAAAAAGCAATGAAGACATTTCCGGATTATGGGCTGAATGATCCCATGACGATCTATTTGCTGGGCAGTGCCTCTCTGGCTTTATCGCAGCATGAGCAGGCCCGTGAATATCTGTTGAAGATGCGCAATCTCTTTCCCGAGGATGATCGGACTAATCTAGCCTTGGCCAAGGTGGGAGAATCCTTTATTGCTGAAGGAAGGTTTGCTGAAGGGGTGGAGGTGCTGGCTACCGTCATTCACGAATACCCTGAAACCGACGGGGAAATTATTGCCCGTTTGGATATTGCCCGTTGGGCGGCTCAAAATGACAAGCTTGCTGAATCTCAAGGCATGAAGCCCTATGAAGAGTTCCTCGATCCTGGATTGGCATACCGTTACATTGTGGCACAGTATCCTGAAAATTCCTTGAGTCATGTGGCTCGTCTACGTTTAGGTGAATTACTGTATGAACAGCACCGTTACGCTGAGGCGAGAAGTTTTTTTGATCAGTTGATAGTACTTCAGGTTGATCCCGAGATTCGTTCTGTGGCATTTGATACCCTGCGCAAACTGCTTTTCGATGAACTGCAGAGTTATTTCAAACAGCAGAATTTCGCGGCGATGGTTGCCCTGCAAGAACAGTATGGGACCAACTTTTTACCTCGTCCGACGGCTATGTATCCCTTCTTCTGGTTGGCAGAGGCAATGCGCCATCAGGGTCTGTATGCCGGAGCCCTGAAAATTTATGGGGCCTTGCAGGGATGCACGCCATCCCGCGAAGAGTTGCTTGCCATAACCTGGGGTATGGTGTCATGTCACCTGAAGCTCGGTGAGTTTGGCGCGGCTGGGGGCTTGCTGAAGACCGTCGATGTTGCCAGCCTGGACAACCGCTGGTGGGTGAAGATGAAACTCCTGGAAGCTGAAATTATGGTTGGCGAGGAGGAAAACACGGCAGCCCTTGATTTGCTTTCCCGTATCCATTCCCGGCTTGCTGATGATCAGGTGGTTGAACTGGTGCAGGTGTTGGCCTTGACTGGCACTATCCGTGGTGCCGGCGGGGATGTTGCTGCGGCCGTGGATGCCTACCGGCAGGCACTTGCTGCTGCCAATGCCGTGCCGCAGATGATCGACCCCGTTTTGCGAACAACGGTAATTTCAGCTCTGGCTAGAGAATTGTTTGTCAAGGGAGATTATCGGGAGTCGCTGGACAGTTTTCAGCAGGTGGCTTTGTTTGTTGATAATCGCGAAATATTAGCCGAACTTCTGTACTGGCAGGGCTTATGTTATGCCGGTCTGGGGCAGGAGAGTGAACTTTCCCGGACGGTAGAAACGTTGCAGAAGCTCTATCCGACCAGCAACTGGGCATCAATGGCAACTTCGATTGTCAAGGATTTTGAATGGCGAACGAAGAATCGCAGTCTACAGTAA